The Castanea sativa cultivar Marrone di Chiusa Pesio chromosome 11, ASM4071231v1 genome contains a region encoding:
- the LOC142616645 gene encoding uncharacterized protein LOC142616645: protein MSSEALSGKSYVRERAGYKEVFPSGQADQDISSEEREPLASFSSNVEDEGQDEDRVRRLTMEEFFHCYRPSEITKSKGMYSFVPRSLVFRLVFETPDSNRNWKGRYFFLHGDDWMCRPDDNEYMPVDKTWGIMPPSDHQVVGEDLDKARHLGHPASQGSGVMKLPLNLGIGRGKGLMVVEEAWFEDRFLPIVISKFTTKFKKWNSEVFGNLFARKRRVLARMGGVQKAIACHPSEGLLKLEKALIEEHALIMLQEEEFWALKSRLNATTFRDCNTSYFHIITMSLVINFSCCMLSKEEKNRMGREVVDEEIKAALWSLKAFKVPCPDGLHAGFFQHFWHDVQASVCHEVKKAFTFGTIPDYLNTTLITLIPKCNNPESLANFRPISLCNSVYKVISKVLVARIWPLLNSLISPIQIAFVPGRRGVDNVVIAQELLYTMDRKKGKDGFMAIKVDLEKSYDWLEWSFIHKVLQAFRLPHNIIKLIMSCIWTSSLSMLLNGCALDSFNPSRGIRQGDPLSPYLFILCMEYLGLLIEGNVSNGSWSPIKASRGNIRIFHLFFADNLILFAKVTKEIGEKINCAKSRIYFSPNVRAELTERNCDKLGMFETKNFRKYLGFPLKHKGAPRRQFDFVANRVMKKLVGWKTKFLSFAGRVVLKFTKDGDFSTNSVYLSNKADTGVENTFKSAWIWKLDSIPKIKNIFWLCMHNSAPVRGVLASRATVCITVAYLGVLFFLSLFGIYGNINRVVFDNIPINMNLHEHCLSQAREFFFCVGKMREVIHSVSIQVKWTKPPEGWYKLNTDGASCGNPGKAGDWGLIRNCSGFWVKGFARSIGFASSITSECWALRDGLMVALSEGIQNPIVELDARVVVVDLVSSNVDSNKPYSPLLCDCRCLLRRFPRVQVKHVYREDNRCADALARWGFIMVEDFDVFSFPPSTDILYLVN from the exons atgtctagtgaggcgttAAGTGGTAAGTCTTATGTCCGCGAGAGAGCAGGCTACAAAGAGGTGTTCCCGTCAGGTCAAGCAGACCAAGACATCTCTAGCGAGGAGAGGGAACCGTTAGCCAGCTTTTCTTCcaatgtggaagatgaagggcagGATGAGGACAG GGTGAGACGGTTAACAATGGAAGAGTTCTTTCATTGTTATCGTCCGTCTGAGATTACCAAGTCGAAGGGCATGTATAGCTTTGTGCCGAGGAGTCTGGTGTTTAGGTTAGTGTTTGAGACCCCAGACTCCAATCGTAACTGGAAGGGTCGATACTTCTTCCTTCATGGAGACGATTGGATGTGTCGTCCTGATGATAACGAATACATGCCGGTAGATAAGACTTGGGGGATAATGCCTCCGTCCG ACCACCAGGTTGTCGGAGAGGACTTGGATAAAGCTCGTCACCTTGGACACCCTGCTAGTCAAGGGTCTGGTGTGATGAAGTTGCCCCTTAATCTAGGGATAGGTAGGGGTAAGGGTCTGATG GTTGTTGAGGAAGCGTGGTTTGAGGATAGGTTCCTTCCTATAGTCATTTCTAAATTTACCACTAAATTTAAGAAGTGGAATTCTGAAGTTTTTGGGAATCTGTTTGCAAGGAAAAGAAGAGTACTTGCTAGAATGGGTGGAGTTCAAAAAGCTATAGCTTGTCATCCAAGTGAAGGCCTTCTCAAGTTGGAGAAAGCTCTAATTGAGGAGCATGCCTTGATCATGCTTCAAGAGGAGGAGTTTTGGGCATTGAAATCCAGGCTGAATGCTACAACTTTTAGGGATTGTAATACCTCGTATTTTCACATCATAACTATG TCTCTTGTCATTAACTTTTCTTGTTGTATGCTTTCTAAAGAGGAGAAGAATAGAATGGGCAGAGAAGTGGTTGATGAGGAGATTAAGGCTGCTTTATGGTCCCTTAAGGCATTTAAGGTCCCTTGTCCTGATGGTTTGCACGCTGgattttttcaacatttttggcATGATGTGCAAGCCTCTGTTTGCCATGAAGTAAAGAAGGCTTTTACTTTTGGAACCATTCCAGACTATTTGAACACTACCTTGATAACACTCATCCCTAAGTGTAACAATCCTGAGTCATTGGCTAACTTTAGACCCATCAGTTTGTGCAACTCTGTTTATAAAGTCATCTCAAAGGTGCTTGTTGCGAGAATCTGGCCATTGCTTAATAGCCTCATATCTCCAATTCAAATTGCCTTTGTACCAGGAAGAAGAGGAGTTGATAATGTAGTAATTGCTCAAGAACTTTTATATACGATGGATAGAAAGAAGGGTAAAGATGGCTttatggcaataaaggtggatcTTGAAAAATCATATGATTGGTTGGAGTGGAGTTTTATACACAAAGTGCTTCAAGCTTTTCGGCTTCCACATAATATCATAAAGTTGATCATGAGCTGCATTTGGACCTCATCCTTGTCAATGTTGTTGAATGGTTGCGCTCTTGATTCTTTCAACCCCTCTAGGGGCATTAGGCAAGGAGACCCACTATCCCcatatctatttattttgtgCATGGAGTATTTAGGGCTTTTGATTGAAGGGAATGTCTCCAACGGTTCATGGAGTCCCATCAAGGCTTCTCGGGGGAATATTAGAATTTTTCATCTCTTCTTTGCTGATAACCTCATTCTTTTTGCCAAGGTTACTAAGGAGATTGGTGAAAAGATAAATTGTGCTAAATCTAGAATATACTTCTCCCCAAATGTCAGAGCTGAGTTGACAGAGAGAAATTGTGATAAGCTGGGAATGTTTGAAACGAAAAATTTTAGGAAGTATTTAGGGTTTCCCCTTAAACATAAAGGGGCTCCGAGAAGGCAATTTGATTTCGTGGCTAATCGGGTTATGAAGAAATTGGTTGGATGGAAGACCAAATTTTTATCCTTTGCTGGAAGGGTGGTCTTG AAGTTTACAAAGGATGGAGATTTTTCCACTAATTCGGTCTACCTTAGTAATAAGGCTGATACTGGTGTGGAGAATACATTTAAGAGTGCTTGGATATGGAAGTTGGATTCGATTCCAAAGataaagaatattttttggCTGTGTATGCACAATAGTGCACCTGTGAGGGGGGTCCTTGCGAGCAGGG CAACCGTATGCATCACAGTAGCATACCTTGGAGTGTTGTTTTTCCTTTCACTATTTGGAATTTATGGAAACATCAACAGAGTGGTGTTTGATAATATTCCTATTAACATGAATCTTCATGAGCATTGTTTAAGCCAAGCTAGGgagtttttcttttgtgttggaAAGATGAGGGAAGTTATTCACAGCGTTTCAATTCAGGTGAAGTGGACCAAACCTCCTGAAGGGTGGTATAAACTCAATACGGATGGAGCATCGTGTGGGAACCCAGGCAAAGCAGGGGATTGGGGACTAATAAGAAATTGCAGCGGGTTTTGGGTTAAAGGTTTTGCAAGATCCATAGGTTTTGCTTCCAGCATTACATCTGAATGTTGGGCTTTAAGGGATGGATTGATGGTGGCATTGAGTGAAGGAATCCAGAATCCGATTGTGGAATTGGATGCAAGAGTGGTAGTAGTAGATCTTGTTAGCTCTAATGTGGACTCTAATAAACCATACTCTCCTCTATTGTGTGACTGCAGGTGCTTGCTGAGAAGGTTTCCTCGAGTCCAAGTGAAGCATGTTTATAGGGAAGACAACCGGTGTGCAGACGCACTTGCGAGATGGGGGTTCATCATGGTGGAAGATTTTGATGTATTTAGTTTCCCACCAAGTACtgatattttgtatttagttaaTTAG
- the LOC142614779 gene encoding transcription factor DUO1-like: MEVKRDEGIRKGPWKAEEDEVLLNHVKKYGPRDWSSIRSKGLLQRTGKSCRLRWVNKLRPNLKNGCKFSVEEERVVIELQAQFGNKWARIATYLPGRTDNDVKNFWSSRQKRLARILQTSGTANKPQKNKRAVQTCHDVPASQAAKFSSSSEGESSSKAQSASSSCIENYEMIKMVPLTDLLNPKLVYFGKDLAHHELSQDEKNSCTESQSQIPFSEIPQPKPELTFSPESQELLAKLEDPNIFDVFGTLDACELGNGAQLPIGAQLFEPVGSCSSDAKENIDHPITPDSFFDDFPTDVFDQIEPHQSPSER, translated from the exons atggaagtgaAAAGAGATGAAGGTATAAGAAAAGGGCCATGGAAGGCAGAGGAAGATGAAGTGTTGTTAAACCATGTGAAGAAGTATGGTCCAAGAGACTGGAGCTCCATTCGATCCAAAGGCCTTTTGCAGCGGACCGGAAAGTCGTGCCGCCTTCGTTGGGTCAATAAGCTTCGACCCAACTTGAAGAA TGGGTGCAAATTTTCAGTAGAGGAGGAGAGGGTGGTGATAGAGTTGCAGGCACAGTTTGGGAACAAATGGGCGAGAATTGCTACTTATCTGCCCGGAAGAACTGATAATGATGTGAAGAATTTTTGGAGTAGCAGGCAGAAAAGGCTGGCAAGGATTCTGCAGACTTCAGGGACGGCCAACAAAccacagaaaaataaaagggcGGTTCAGACTTGTCATGATGTTCCTGCTTCGCAG GCTGCAAAGTTCAGTTCTTCATCTGAGGGAGAATCTTCATCAAAGGCTCAATCAGCCTCATCATCCTGCATAGAGAACTATGAAATGATCAAAATGGTGCCATTAACGGATCTTCTTAACCCGAAGTTGGTTTATTTCGGAAAAGACCTTGCACATCACGAGTTGTCCCAGGATGAGAAGAACTCATGCACTGAGTCCCAATCACAAATCCCATTTTCTGAAATCCCACAACCCAAACCAGAGCTCACATTCTCACCAGAAAGTCAAGAACTCTTGGCTAAACTTGAAGACCCCAACATTTTTGATGTGTTTGGAACATTGGATGCTTGTGAACTTGGAAATGGAGCACAACTTCCCATTGGGGCACAATTATTCGAACCAGTCGGAAGTTGTAGCAGTGATGCTAAGGAAAATATTGACCACCCCATTACCCCAGACAGCTTCTTTGATGACTTCCCAACAGATGTGTTTGACCAAATTGAGCCTCATCAAAGCCCCTCAGAGCGATAA